A window from Plectropomus leopardus isolate mb chromosome 21, YSFRI_Pleo_2.0, whole genome shotgun sequence encodes these proteins:
- the jcada gene encoding junctional protein associated with coronary artery disease — MYSVEDLLISHGYKLPKHTTSSSTPTPAPASSSRQPPSSSPPSYSKHHEILENRPGPRTVNGYERGPGVPYGNGGGPRQPQAFGSGCPNNNNEPRDRSLSRREGENRSQIDTHSLGESLTSDSGFCDGTRGPQPQSKDVSYWRRRGQDFTVLLDYADLRESHGGGQGGYVRPEGPQQARGQELSAEERQRIAQERQRWAAQAQAQVQAQAQVQAQARSREREAALHQWRMASERKCQSLGTEEWRPAVSFGRQLSQNEGERWAQEQQRLHARTPEGMVVHPRTKAKSQSLPRMLQPESLQYVDIDSSGLELYRRVNGHPLSHHDFYRAPRWPENGRPASANQLSMTPKPRFTRPPRPPSYEMHQQIRGSCEMLSGRDSVIPQARDRTPLPISRTGDPQLDYFAQDSGPPGYIPPPSYKRVPIMGGRRAYGEIAVDYRYRGDMYQQIQVAPDGSHWFTRHPASPWPDPQRERSLSSQKQLYPVYTTQQHPGGGIQYIPFDDPRIRHISSALGGNSLTDADKIRHIRNELPSVTVSEPPSNDSAFLPPPLGPFIAAKLADDVNPTSSSDFDNDNNRWHSDLHKEAVDNFPATDQNCNNRYPKNQRPPSSPSSAFQAPITRSCSRQGSSSDQVFAETITQVKKIAPDSGPENTKRRVSETIFCLVSVPVHTPTNISKDLAADQNNNETIPSLTVTNTETFAVGLKESPNVRSKSVNEMPIRHHYSYFHTSSTSSMRNYKRAPLRKEIIDAWALQASEDKELCYAGSWPGNQYRNQETQTGSPLTVVKSPEPQSPPGGQEPVQSVSDTTTDGVGTDSSSYGYPMAGQKNLNPSSNSAFSRLSLSPAQPTSPQPSQQDPPSPSKVRDLGDQQQSSPKKSNSSPPESAEQVTFGQFLLKPVNRRPCDAIGELETINKEMEDTISKRPNVVQSIDDLDGVNKRYGRFKSGAHFTAGPEPGREAISLPPMHIEKPNHIEVRSKSFASTADLDSMDMKSAFSRQQTNNIPPTNELSIFSNLGPRDSCLLPSLSSPSESNHIYRQDIPVPQESLLRDVGLTVYTETPGGPGEPMQRSLSVPSPLDPKELSQSVQLSWESRTALVKNSGSPEHNSYKELQADVETEKEAKSDNVPAFRGEVNLRICRSRSESSRSPQKEASTHITRLTREVSFVLQDDDGDGRYAISEPLTYKNELTMADKHLENLLNQEKANSLPAEDLSNLYEVKCAKGIPENESIQQRAARILGIAIEVESLGVADKQSEDNQDDMDATGAEKPQSQGEETQQVIGECEQVEEDALTGQVAEKEEVKVNEPGEDHEEADKQKHSSYHSDGEDNEDTEFQSLVVLDLPEFPPPKLPLSLPVTPDDKLALSMCSVERRGRGGACKLIESLQDKLNSSASSSASSLGRSTPDRMARLKELDSVSRIRRLSLKGSESGGDSEEQDGDREDSEVQEVTKEDIVEQQEDEEDKKLEEEGGKEEEKLDECAHETHKLEGSEEDCRPKEETNEELCEEEQRQEEETEEMNVEIALKEDDEGSKEEVVTLKTEEPDGEMELKMLEDDKEKSSEKVKDGQIPVEVRGAETTQNAEGEKLPTPKQRTRRLQKPPLLPKPRSVPKREITLPVSFSTGTCGPSNMEEEEVLSVSDSYDPSRVERV, encoded by the exons CGGTGGCGGACCCAGGCAGCCCCAAGCGTTCGGCAGCGGCTgtcccaacaacaacaacgaacCCCGTGACAGGAGTCTGTCCAGGAGGGAGGGCGAGAATCGGAGCCAAATTGACACCCACTCCTTGGGAGAGTCGCTGACCTCAGACAGCGG GTTCTGTGATGGCACCAGAGGTCCTCAGCCGCAATCCAAGGATGTGTCCtactggaggaggagaggccaAGACTTCACTGTGCTGCTGGACTATGCTGACCTCAGAGAGTCGCATGGAGGAGGGCAGGGGGGTTATGTCAGACCGGAAGGGCCTCAACAAGCAAGAGGCCAAGAGTTGTCTGCAGAGGAGCGTCAGAGGATAGCCCAGGAGAGGCAGCGCTGGGCAGCCCAGGCCCAAGCTCAGGTGCAGGCTCAAGCCCAGGTCCAGGCTCAGGCCCGCTCCAGAGAGAGGGAAGCTGCTCTCCATCAGTGGAGGATGGCGAGCGAGAGGAAGTGCCAGAGCCTTGGCACAGAGGAGTGGCGTCCAGCCGTGAGTTTTGGCCGCCAGCTGTCACAGAATGAGGGTGAGCGATGGGCACAGGAGCAGCAGCGGCTCCATGCCAGGACACCAGAGGGTATGGTAGTCCATCCAAGGACCAAAGCCAAGTCCCAGTCCCTGCCCAGGATGCTGCAGCCTGAGAGCCTGCAATATGTGGACATAGACTCGTCCGGTCTGGAACTGTACAGGCGGGTCAATGGCCACCCACTGTCACACCATGACTTTTACAGGGCACCGCGCTGGCCGGAGAATGGCAGGCCGGCCAGCGCCAACCAACTCTCAATGACACCAAAGCCCCGCTTCACCCGACCCCCCAGACCTCCCTCTTATGAGATGCACCAGCAGATTAGGGGAAGCTGTGAGATGCTGTCTGGGAGAGACTCAGTGATCCCCCAGGCCAGGGACAGAACGCCACTTCCCATATCAAGGACAGGGGACCCCCAACTGGACTATTTTGCACAGGACTCTGGACCTCCGGGATACATCCCTCCCCCGTCTTATAAAAGAGTTCCTATAATGGGAGGGCGGCGGGCATATGGCGAAATTGCTGTAGACTACAG GTACAGAGGGGACATGTACCAGCAAATACAAGTGGCTCCAGACGGATCTCACTGGTTCACAAGACATCCAGCCAGTCCCTGGCCTGATCCACAGAGAGAAAGGAGCTTGTCCAGCCAGAAGCAGCTTTATCCCGTGTATACTACCCAGCAGCACCCTGGTGGAGGGATCCAATACATCCCCTTTGATGACCCCCGCATCCGCCATATTTCCTCAGCCCTGGGTGGCAACTCCCTGACGGACGCTGACAAGATCCGGCACATCCGCAATGAGCTTCCCAGCGTCACCGTGTCAGAGCCTCCATCCAATGACAGTGCCTTTTTGCCCCCGCCATTGGGGCCTTTCATCGCTGCCAAACTGGCCGATGATGTTAACCCGACGTCTTCTAGCGACTTCGACAATGACAATAACAGGTGGCACAGTGATTTGCACAAAGAGGCTGTCGATAACTTCCCAGCAACTGACCAAAATTGCAACAACAGATATCCCAAAAACCAACGTCCTCCTTCATCTCCCTCTTCAGCCTTCCAGGCCCCAATAACAAGAAGTTGTTCTCGCCAGGGGTCCAGCTCAGATCAGGTCTTTGCAGAAACCATCACCCAAGTGAAGAAAATTGCCCCAGATTCAGGGCCAGAGAACACCAAGAGAAGAGTGAGTGAGACCATCTTCTGCCTTGTGTCTGTTCCTGTTCACACACCGACTAACATTAGCAAAGACTTAGCAGCGGATCAGAACAACAATGAAACAATACCAAGCCTGACTGTCACCAACACAGAAACTTTCGCTGTAGGCCTCAAAGAGAGCCCCAACGTGCGGAGCAAGTCGGTGAACGAGATGCCCATCAGACACCACTACTCTTACTTTCACACCAGCAGCACATCCTCAATGAGGAACTACAAGAGGGCTCCTCTAAGGAAGGAGATAATAGATGCCTGGGCACTTCAAGCCAGTGAAGACAAAGAATTATGCTATGCTGGTTCCTGGCCTGGAAACCAATATCGTAACCAGGAAACCCAGACTGGCTCACCTTTGACAGTGGTGAAAAGCCCCGAACCCCAGAGTCCTCCTGGAGGACAAGAGCCTGTTCAGTCTGTGTCAGACACAACCACAGACGGTGTGGGGACAGACAGTAGCTCTTATGGTTACCCCATGGCAGGCCAGAAAAATCTTAATCCCTCCAGCAACAGCGCCTTCTCCCGTCTCAGCCTCAGCCCAGCACAACCAACATCCCCTCAACCATCACAACAAGACCCACCCTCCCCATCAAAGGTCCGGGACCTTGGAGACCAGCAACAATCCTCCCCAAAGAAGAGCAACTCAAGTCCCCCAGAGAGTGCAGAGCAAGTGACCTTTGGTCAGTTTCTGTTAAAACCAGTGAACCGACGACCCTGTGATGCCATTGGGGAACTGGAAACCATTAATAAGGAGATGGAAGACACAATCAGCAAGAGACCCAATGTGGTTCAGAGCATTGACGATCTAGATGGGGTGAATAAGAGATATGGCCGGTTTAAATCAGGAGCACATTTCACTGCTGGTCCAGAACCAGGCAGGGAAGCAATCAGTCTTCCACCAATGCACATAGAAAAACCCAACCATATAGAAGTCAGATCAAAGTCTTTTGCTTCTACAGCTGATCTAGACTCCATGGACATGAAGAGTGCTTTTTCAAGGCAACAGACAAACAACATACCACCAACAAATGAGCTATCCATATTCTCCAACCTAGGCCCTAGAGATAGTTGCCTCCTGCCCTCACTATCTTCACCCAGTGAGTCAAACCATATCTATAGACAGGACATCCCGGTCCCTCAAGAGTCCTTGCTGAGGGATGTAGGGTTAACTGTCTACACAGAGACTCCTGGTGGTCCTGGGGAGCCAATGCAGCGCTCCCTCTCAGTCCCATCTCCTCTAGATCCTAAGGAGCTTAGTCAGTCAGTGCAGCTCTCATGGGAGAGCAGGACAGCACTTGTTAAAAATAGTGGTAGCCCCGAGCACAATTCATATAAAGAGCTTCAAGCTGATGTAGAGACTGAGAAAGAGGCTAAATCAGACAATGTTCCAGCATTTAGGGGTGAGGTGAATTTAAGGATCTGCAGAAGCAGGAGTGAAAGTAGCAGATCACCTCAGAAAGAGGCATCAACACATATCACCAGGCTTACCAGGGAGGTTTCTTTTGTGTTACAGGATGACGATGGTGATGGGAGATACGCCATCTCTGAGCCTCTGACCTATAAAAACGAGTTAACCATGGCAGATAAGCACCTGGAGAACTTACTAAATCAGGAGAAAGCCAATTCTTTACCTGCAGAGGATCTCAGCAACCTGTATGAggtaaaatgtgcaaaaggTATCCCTGAAAATGAGTCCATCCAGCAGAGGGCTGCCAGAATCTTGGGTATAGCTATTGAAGTGGAATCCTTGGGTGTTGCTGATAAACAGTCAGAGGACAACCAGGACGATATGGATGCCACTGGAGCAGAGAAACCACAAAGTCAAGGTGAAGAGACACAGCAGGTGATAGGAGAGTGTGAGCAAGTGGAAGAGGACGCCTTGACTGGCCAAGtagcagagaaagaggaggtcAAGGTGAATGAACCAGGAGAGGACCATGAAgaagcagacaaacaaaagcacagtaGTTACCACAGTGATGGTGAAGACAATGAAGATACTGAGTTTCAGTCCCTGGTGGTACTGGATTTGCCCGAGTTCCCCCCTCCTAAGCTTCCCCTGTCCCTCCCTGTAACCCCTGATGACAAGCTAGCACTGAGCATGTGCagtgtggagaggagggggCGAGGTGGAGCATGCAAATTAATCGAATCACTACAAGATAAGCTAAACTCCTCCGCCTCTTCATCTGCTTCATCTTTAGGCAGGTCTACTCCAGACAGAATGGCCCGTCTGAAAGAGCTGGACTCAGTGTCTCGAATCAGGCGCCTCAGCCTCAAAGGTTCAGAGTCTGGAGGAGATTCTGAGGAGCAGGATGGTGACAGAGAGGACAGTGAAGTCCAGGAAGTGACAAAGGAGGACATTGTGGAGCAACAAGAAGATGAAGAGGATAAGAAACTGGAGGAagaaggagggaaagaggaggagaagttAGATGaatgtgcacatgaaacacacaagTTGGAAGGTTCTGAAGAAGATTGTAGACCTAAAGAAGAAACCAATGAAGAGTTATGTGAGGAAGAGcaaagacaggaggaggagactgaAGAGATGAATGTTGAGATTGCACTAAAAGAAGACGATGAAGGGAGTAAAGAAGAAGttgttacattaaaaacagaagagccagatggagagatggagcTGAAAATGTTGGAGGATGACAAAGAAAAGTCTTCAGAGAAGGTGAAAGACGGACAGATACCAGTGGAGGTTAGAGGAGCTGAGACGACACAAAACGCTGAGGGAGAAAAGTTGCCGACACCAAAGCAGCGCACCAGGCGGCTGCAGAAGCCTCCTCTGCTTCCTAAACCTCGCAGTGTTCCCAAGAGAGAAATAACGCTGCCTGTCAGCTTCAGCACTGGGACCTGTGGCCCCTCGAatatggaggaggaggaggtgctctCTGTCTCAG ACTCCTACGACCCCAGCCGAGTGGAGAGAGTGTAA